One Robbsia sp. KACC 23696 DNA segment encodes these proteins:
- a CDS encoding undecaprenyl-phosphate glucose phosphotransferase — protein sequence MHPQSIHHHRLFMALVGFVSAAINTGVFVALMSFGGQAGDTPYARALTGALAVASFVIFARFYLVASARNLRWMLGRGAMHWCRLAIVLMVLLFVTHRNGGDMRVLLAQWAVLALPLQLLGLAILRAAAHSINNAPGNQRQAVFFGLGSEARTLSLRLHRSPILGIKVAGYYNDAPVEAAANEVLPPYLGRYEDAVGRIQANDFEIVFVGMGQVRGDDFTNDILNRLYDSTASIYLVPELRVIEDRAINGTDLAGIPLFAVHDVPILGLSRVAKRIVDVAGAAVMLLLLSPVMLACAIAVRVNSPGPILFRQIRYGERGETIYVHKFRSMYVTMPVDEEKSDIGLRQAYVGDRRITPVGGFLRRTSLDELPQFFDVLAGGMSLVGPRPHAAEHNEVYRRMIPGYMLRHSVKPGITGWAQINGLRGLTDTPDKMLRRVEFDHYYIKNWSLWLDIQILIKTIPSIIMGRNAI from the coding sequence ATGCACCCTCAGTCGATCCACCATCACCGGCTATTTATGGCCTTGGTCGGCTTTGTCAGCGCCGCGATCAATACGGGTGTGTTTGTCGCACTCATGTCATTCGGCGGACAAGCCGGCGATACGCCGTACGCGCGCGCCTTGACTGGCGCCCTGGCAGTTGCCTCATTCGTCATATTCGCGCGCTTCTATCTGGTTGCCAGTGCGCGCAACCTGCGATGGATGCTGGGCCGCGGTGCCATGCATTGGTGCCGATTGGCGATCGTACTGATGGTGCTGCTCTTCGTCACGCATCGCAACGGCGGCGATATGCGCGTGCTGCTGGCGCAATGGGCCGTGCTTGCCCTGCCGTTGCAGCTGCTCGGCCTGGCGATCTTGCGTGCCGCCGCCCACAGCATCAACAATGCGCCGGGCAATCAGCGTCAGGCAGTGTTTTTTGGTTTGGGCAGTGAAGCGCGAACATTGAGTTTGCGCTTGCATCGTTCGCCCATCCTTGGCATCAAGGTGGCGGGCTACTATAACGATGCGCCGGTCGAAGCGGCCGCCAACGAAGTGCTGCCCCCCTACCTCGGTCGCTATGAAGATGCGGTTGGCCGGATTCAAGCCAACGACTTCGAAATCGTTTTTGTCGGCATGGGGCAAGTCCGCGGCGATGACTTTACCAATGACATTCTGAACCGCCTGTACGATTCGACGGCCTCGATTTATCTGGTGCCCGAGTTGCGCGTGATCGAAGACCGCGCCATCAATGGCACCGACCTCGCCGGTATTCCGCTGTTCGCCGTGCACGATGTCCCTATCCTCGGTCTATCGCGGGTGGCGAAGCGCATCGTCGATGTCGCCGGTGCCGCGGTAATGCTCTTGCTGCTGTCGCCGGTTATGCTGGCTTGTGCGATCGCCGTACGTGTCAATTCTCCAGGCCCGATCCTGTTCCGCCAGATCCGCTACGGCGAACGCGGTGAAACGATTTACGTACACAAGTTCCGTTCGATGTACGTCACGATGCCCGTCGACGAAGAAAAGTCGGACATCGGATTACGTCAGGCCTATGTTGGTGATCGTCGCATTACACCGGTCGGGGGCTTCCTGCGCCGTACATCGCTCGATGAGTTACCGCAGTTTTTCGACGTGCTGGCAGGCGGGATGAGTCTGGTGGGACCGCGTCCGCACGCTGCGGAACATAACGAAGTGTATCGACGCATGATTCCGGGATACATGCTGCGTCACAGCGTAAAGCCGGGTATTACGGGATGGGCGCAGATCAATGGGCTGCGCGGTTTGACCGACACGCCGGACAAGATGTTGCGTCGCGTTGAATTCGATCACTACTACATCAAGAATTGGTCGTTGTGGCTGGATATTCAAATTCTGATCAAGACGATTCCGTCGATCATCATGGGCCGCAACGCAATCTAA
- a CDS encoding polysaccharide biosynthesis/export family protein, translating to MKTFRPIVPVFALVMTMLGACSHTWVQSEYQKPQGFATWSDTPATAYQIQPGDELAINLPFNAELNYRGPVAPDGTFAMPFAGTIEAGGLTTAQLADNINKALATSGVTANAHAAVGIAQTAARVYVGGQVKQPGQITLEAGMSVMQAIMAAQGLLDTARSHEVVVIRRSPDGRPMIRTVDLDALTHRGDPRQDIVLRPTDTIFVPKSSIAEVDQWVDQNLNQAIPFSKGFSYSITNNPGVVR from the coding sequence ATGAAAACCTTCCGTCCGATTGTTCCCGTCTTCGCTTTGGTGATGACAATGCTGGGAGCGTGTTCGCACACCTGGGTGCAGTCGGAATACCAGAAGCCGCAAGGATTTGCGACCTGGTCGGATACACCGGCGACGGCGTACCAAATTCAGCCCGGCGATGAGTTGGCGATCAATCTGCCGTTTAATGCCGAATTGAATTACCGCGGCCCCGTTGCGCCGGACGGCACGTTCGCGATGCCTTTCGCGGGCACGATCGAGGCTGGCGGATTAACAACAGCGCAGCTCGCCGATAATATCAATAAAGCGCTCGCGACCAGTGGCGTCACGGCAAACGCGCATGCTGCCGTAGGAATCGCGCAAACGGCAGCGCGCGTGTATGTGGGCGGGCAGGTCAAGCAGCCGGGCCAGATCACGCTCGAAGCCGGCATGAGCGTCATGCAGGCGATCATGGCGGCGCAGGGATTGTTGGATACCGCGCGCAGCCACGAGGTGGTCGTGATACGTCGGAGCCCCGATGGTCGACCGATGATCCGGACGGTCGACCTCGATGCGCTGACGCACCGCGGCGATCCGCGGCAGGATATCGTGTTGCGGCCAACCGACACTATTTTTGTGCCCAAGTCGTCGATCGCCGAGGTGGATCAGTGGGTCGATCAGAATTTGAATCAAGCGATCCCGTTCAGCAAGGGCTTCAGCTATTCGATCACCAACAACCCTGGCGTCGTCCGGTAA
- a CDS encoding oligosaccharide flippase family protein: MIESNTAARPAGSTDATRGDAASEAGSPPRNGSMVRGALISLGVRLLDLPSRYGFHLLVAAALGVVEMGNFYIVFSTLVVLAGFGRLGIDQALTRQIAIDVAAGRSAAVRPTIRRALGTVALASAIISIVLVAGAFVFADSVLKKPALAWPLVFGALSLIPQNLGAALAGALSGLQRVGYSQMVYSWLWPAIFCVVAIPMLLTHTMTVSSALILMAASFAVAATVGAFLLYRFLAEVPRTGAGDAKPAPFLRTGLSLFSLELTKLLITSMPAIVLGMVASSRETGLFALAWRAALVVNLLISGVTGMAAPKFASLYAHKDKEGLRESAAQAVGLVLTMAIPVTACMLLFPEHLLALFGKGYGAGATALRILALGQLAAACFTAMPELLGMTVHARVLSRINIVSVAILLIGLAVLAPWGGSWGAAAAASLAVGANGMLAAWAAHRLLGVSPIATLWQKRMRKRQ; this comes from the coding sequence GTGATCGAAAGCAACACCGCGGCAAGGCCGGCAGGCAGCACGGATGCGACGCGCGGCGACGCCGCGTCGGAGGCCGGGTCGCCGCCGCGCAATGGCTCGATGGTCCGCGGTGCGTTGATCAGTCTGGGAGTCCGCCTTCTCGATCTTCCCAGTCGTTACGGATTCCACTTGCTCGTCGCGGCGGCCCTTGGCGTCGTCGAGATGGGGAACTTCTACATCGTTTTCAGTACCTTGGTCGTGTTGGCCGGGTTTGGGCGTCTTGGAATCGATCAGGCGCTGACGCGGCAGATCGCCATCGATGTGGCGGCAGGCCGTTCCGCCGCCGTCCGTCCGACGATTCGTCGCGCCCTCGGTACCGTCGCGCTGGCGTCGGCGATCATCTCGATCGTGCTGGTCGCAGGTGCGTTCGTGTTTGCCGATTCCGTCTTGAAAAAGCCTGCGCTGGCCTGGCCACTGGTATTCGGCGCGCTGTCGCTGATACCGCAAAATTTGGGAGCGGCGCTTGCCGGTGCGCTGTCGGGATTGCAGCGCGTCGGTTATAGCCAGATGGTGTACTCCTGGCTATGGCCGGCGATCTTCTGCGTCGTAGCAATTCCGATGCTGCTGACGCACACGATGACGGTCAGTAGCGCGCTGATTCTGATGGCGGCCAGTTTCGCGGTAGCGGCGACGGTGGGAGCTTTTTTGCTTTATCGCTTCCTGGCCGAGGTGCCGCGGACCGGAGCGGGCGATGCGAAGCCAGCGCCGTTTCTCAGAACGGGCTTATCTCTTTTTTCCCTCGAACTGACGAAGTTGTTGATCACGTCGATGCCGGCCATCGTTCTCGGCATGGTGGCATCGTCGCGCGAAACCGGTTTGTTCGCGCTGGCGTGGCGCGCTGCGCTGGTGGTGAATCTGTTGATCAGCGGTGTGACGGGGATGGCGGCGCCGAAGTTCGCGAGCCTGTACGCGCACAAGGATAAGGAAGGATTGCGCGAGAGCGCCGCGCAGGCAGTCGGGCTGGTGCTGACAATGGCCATTCCCGTCACTGCTTGCATGCTGCTATTCCCGGAACATCTGCTGGCCTTGTTTGGCAAGGGCTATGGTGCCGGTGCCACGGCATTGCGTATTCTCGCCTTGGGGCAACTCGCCGCGGCGTGTTTCACCGCGATGCCGGAACTGCTCGGCATGACCGTGCATGCGCGCGTGCTATCCCGGATCAATATCGTTTCCGTCGCGATTCTGTTGATCGGCTTGGCGGTGCTGGCGCCGTGGGGCGGCAGTTGGGGCGCCGCCGCGGCGGCGTCGCTGGCGGTGGGGGCCAACGGCATGCTGGCCGCGTGGGCCGCACATCGTCTGCTGGGTGTCTCGCCCATCGCCACGCTGTGGCAAAAGCGGATGCGAAAGCGCCAGTAG
- a CDS encoding SDR family oxidoreductase, with protein MKNRILVLGATGFVGRLVVKALAASDWAEPVAASRRAGNGVERVDGADAVSLGAALAKVDGLINCVAGSPETISANARALRSALEAQNATRASPLPVVYLSSMAVYGTAEGRIDEDAPLAGASPYGLAKVEAEQLLGTLPRVTLLRPGCIYGRGSPQWSVRIADLLKAKRIGDLGAAGDGHSNLVHVDDVVQAALLALQTPAAGGRAYNLAMPDSPRWNAYFIAYGRALGATPVPRIGARRMKVETKLLAPALKIAEILGRKAGVHHLPPALAPSLARLWQQDIRLDVRRVEQELGLKWTALPGALQQEAAAKTTA; from the coding sequence ATGAAGAATCGTATTCTCGTTTTAGGCGCCACCGGTTTTGTGGGACGACTCGTGGTCAAAGCGCTCGCCGCCAGTGACTGGGCCGAGCCGGTCGCCGCATCGCGTCGCGCGGGAAATGGCGTCGAACGCGTCGACGGCGCCGATGCGGTGTCGCTCGGTGCGGCGCTTGCCAAGGTGGACGGCCTGATCAATTGCGTTGCCGGCTCGCCGGAGACGATTTCCGCCAACGCTCGTGCGCTGAGGTCGGCACTGGAAGCACAGAACGCCACACGCGCATCGCCGTTACCCGTGGTTTATTTAAGCTCGATGGCGGTGTATGGCACGGCGGAAGGCCGCATCGACGAAGATGCCCCATTGGCGGGCGCCAGTCCTTATGGACTTGCCAAGGTCGAGGCGGAACAGCTTCTCGGGACATTGCCGCGCGTCACGCTGTTGCGCCCTGGCTGCATCTATGGCCGCGGCAGCCCGCAGTGGTCCGTGCGTATCGCGGACTTGCTGAAAGCGAAGCGCATCGGCGACCTCGGTGCGGCAGGCGATGGCCATAGCAATCTCGTGCACGTCGATGATGTCGTGCAGGCCGCGCTGCTGGCATTGCAAACGCCCGCGGCCGGCGGGCGCGCCTACAACCTCGCAATGCCGGACTCGCCACGATGGAATGCCTATTTCATCGCCTATGGTCGCGCGCTGGGCGCAACGCCGGTACCCCGCATCGGGGCACGACGGATGAAGGTCGAAACGAAACTGTTGGCGCCCGCATTGAAGATCGCCGAGATCCTCGGTCGAAAGGCAGGAGTGCATCATCTGCCGCCAGCCCTCGCCCCTTCGCTGGCGCGACTTTGGCAGCAGGACATTCGACTCGACGTGCGACGCGTGGAACAGGAACTCGGACTAAAGTGGACCGCGCTGCCTGGCGCCTTGCAGCAAGAGGCCGCCGCAAAGACGACGGCCTGA
- a CDS encoding WecB/TagA/CpsF family glycosyltransferase: MAFTKALDILADAASRRDGRAHIAVTPNVDHLVRLDSQPSFKRLYGTADYIFADGMPVVWASRAFGTPLPERVTGADLAPALCERARETGLRVIVIGGLPGQEASLIEGIAAHYPGLDFEVITPSMSFDPTGAEGEAAANRVREVAPDIVFVCLGMPKQERWAFHYAETFPGGLVLCAGAAMEFAAGLKKRAPRWMQRSGLEWSWRLMQDPGRLWRRYLLEDTRFLSICWRYWRDSRSNRPTRTV; encoded by the coding sequence GTGGCTTTTACAAAAGCGCTCGATATTCTTGCCGACGCCGCGTCGCGGCGGGATGGGCGAGCACATATCGCGGTGACGCCGAATGTCGATCATTTGGTGCGACTCGATTCACAGCCTTCTTTCAAGCGTCTTTACGGCACCGCCGATTACATCTTTGCAGATGGTATGCCGGTGGTGTGGGCCAGTCGGGCCTTCGGTACGCCTTTGCCTGAGCGCGTGACCGGTGCCGATCTAGCGCCGGCATTGTGCGAGCGTGCGCGGGAAACAGGTTTGCGCGTGATCGTGATCGGCGGATTACCGGGTCAGGAAGCGTCGCTGATCGAAGGGATTGCCGCGCATTATCCCGGTCTCGATTTCGAGGTCATTACGCCGTCGATGTCGTTCGATCCCACAGGCGCTGAAGGCGAAGCGGCCGCGAATCGCGTGCGCGAAGTCGCGCCGGACATCGTGTTCGTTTGTCTTGGAATGCCGAAGCAGGAGCGATGGGCATTTCATTATGCCGAGACTTTTCCTGGCGGCCTCGTTCTGTGCGCCGGCGCTGCAATGGAATTTGCGGCGGGCCTGAAAAAGCGCGCGCCGCGATGGATGCAACGTAGCGGTCTGGAATGGAGTTGGCGATTGATGCAGGATCCAGGTCGACTCTGGCGCCGATACCTTCTCGAGGATACGCGCTTCCTCTCGATTTGCTGGCGTTACTGGCGCGATTCGCGATCGAATCGGCCGACGCGGACAGTATAA
- a CDS encoding glycoside hydrolase family 44 protein, whose amino-acid sequence MRGLKRRRFATIGIKMVLSVLAGCSGGSSTNNGTGAGSSTGATTTATIAVDASANRRAINPMIYGINFGSTQTLSDLHVPLNRSGGDSATLYNWQIEARNAGRDWYFESTYITAADTIQYGSRFVTATQAAGATPIVTIPMIGRIAKLGPSNATLSSFSIAKYGAQVSYDVNGFSDAGNGVLVGGTQITGNDVDDATTADSTTNEQARVAALVTTFGAASAGGVRYYAMDNEPSLWQLIHFDVQPTGAHASDIAAKVIAYSQAVKAADSGAQVLAPEEWGWTGYQYSGYDQQYSILHGYANAPDRTNETGGMAYVPWLLSEWKAAGHPIDVFSLHFYPQSNEYQDTTGSQAIMLKRNVSTRDLWDQSYTDPTYINSVIALIPTMRNWVNTYYYAGTPIAITEYNWGGDTLMNGATAQADILGIFGREGLDMATRWGTIDASMPVYKAIKMYRNYDSAGSAFGSTSISTTVTNPDNVSAFAAIRSDNAVTVMAVNKQLSLQSTVTIGLSNMAASGTAEVWQLANNAITHLSDVSYANGQLTATLPQQSVTLFVLHNAVQ is encoded by the coding sequence ATGCGCGGCTTGAAGCGTCGTAGGTTCGCGACGATCGGTATCAAGATGGTGCTGTCGGTTTTGGCGGGTTGCTCCGGCGGCTCATCAACGAATAACGGGACGGGTGCCGGAAGCAGCACAGGCGCCACGACGACGGCCACGATCGCGGTGGACGCGTCCGCCAACCGTCGTGCCATCAATCCGATGATTTATGGCATCAACTTCGGCAGCACGCAGACGCTGAGTGATTTGCACGTACCGCTGAACCGCTCCGGCGGTGATAGTGCGACGCTGTACAACTGGCAGATCGAAGCACGAAATGCGGGACGTGACTGGTATTTTGAGAGTACCTACATCACGGCGGCAGACACGATTCAATACGGCTCGCGTTTTGTCACGGCGACGCAGGCTGCCGGCGCGACGCCCATCGTGACGATTCCGATGATCGGGCGCATCGCGAAGTTGGGTCCCAGCAACGCCACGCTCTCCAGCTTCTCGATTGCGAAGTACGGCGCGCAGGTGAGCTATGACGTCAATGGCTTTTCGGACGCTGGGAACGGTGTGCTGGTCGGGGGTACTCAGATCACGGGCAACGACGTGGACGATGCCACCACGGCGGACAGCACGACCAATGAACAGGCGCGCGTGGCCGCCTTGGTTACGACGTTCGGCGCGGCCAGTGCCGGCGGTGTTCGTTATTACGCGATGGATAACGAGCCCAGCCTCTGGCAATTAATCCACTTCGACGTGCAGCCCACCGGTGCGCATGCGAGCGATATCGCCGCGAAAGTGATCGCTTATTCACAGGCGGTGAAGGCGGCGGATTCGGGCGCGCAGGTGTTGGCACCGGAAGAGTGGGGCTGGACCGGTTACCAATACAGTGGCTACGATCAGCAGTACTCGATCTTGCACGGGTATGCGAATGCGCCGGACCGGACGAACGAAACCGGCGGCATGGCCTACGTGCCTTGGCTACTTTCGGAATGGAAGGCCGCCGGGCATCCGATCGACGTGTTCAGCCTGCATTTTTATCCGCAAAGTAACGAGTACCAGGACACCACGGGCTCGCAGGCCATCATGTTGAAGCGCAACGTATCGACGCGCGATTTGTGGGATCAGAGCTACACGGATCCGACCTACATCAACAGCGTGATCGCGTTGATCCCGACGATGCGGAACTGGGTAAATACGTATTACTACGCCGGGACGCCGATCGCCATCACCGAATACAACTGGGGCGGCGATACGTTGATGAACGGTGCTACCGCCCAGGCCGATATCCTGGGGATTTTCGGTAGGGAAGGCCTGGACATGGCAACGCGCTGGGGGACGATCGATGCGTCGATGCCGGTGTACAAGGCCATCAAGATGTACCGGAATTACGATAGCGCAGGATCGGCATTCGGTTCGACGAGTATTTCGACGACGGTCACCAACCCGGACAATGTCTCCGCGTTTGCCGCGATCCGTTCGGATAATGCCGTGACAGTGATGGCCGTGAACAAGCAGCTGAGTTTGCAGTCGACGGTCACCATCGGGCTCAGCAATATGGCCGCGAGCGGGACGGCGGAAGTGTGGCAACTTGCAAACAATGCCATTACGCATTTGAGCGATGTGAGCTACGCCAATGGCCAGTTGACCGCGACCTTGCCGCAACAAAGCGTAACACTGTTCGTGCTGCATAACGCCGTACAATAA
- a CDS encoding GMC family oxidoreductase translates to MILDAHQIPSGTLLHADLCIVGAGAAGIALALALEDSGLDVILLESGGDTAEPANQQLYEGTVADAKLHPPADSYRVRNFGGATAIWGGRCMPLDPVDFETRDYIAHSGWPIGLADLQPYYPEANAICEAGDFAYTAEAAFRKPLQPMIGGFASEVFQSNTLERFSCPTHFGARYRTRLAKGRVRVIQHANLYQLPMQDGEDRRVSIAEIRTRSGSAFSVSASTYILAAGGLEIPRLLLSSPGPSGRGLGNTHDVVGRYYMSHLAGTIGTLDLSSASSVWHDYDISEEGIYCRRRLALREEAQHALHAGNFVARLHHPRIPDAGHGNGILSALYLARPIVPYEYAKRLYGDAPEGKNGATLSHLKNVITGAPGTARFLKNWLLRRTLATRKFPSVIVRPDNLRFSLDFHAEQEPNPESRITLGDERDAIGMRRIHIDWRYTRQDVDTVSRALAALASEIERSGVGAFSYDPEQVEAEMTRYGAYGGHHIGTARMGSDPRSSVVDANCRLHEVDNVYIASAAVFPTSGQANPTLSIVAMALRLASHLKETMATRDTPTQASVSPLSPSVTNFEPA, encoded by the coding sequence ATGATTCTCGACGCGCATCAGATTCCCAGCGGCACGCTGCTTCACGCGGACCTCTGCATCGTTGGCGCCGGCGCAGCCGGCATTGCGCTCGCGCTTGCACTGGAAGACAGTGGACTCGACGTCATTCTGCTCGAGAGCGGAGGGGACACGGCCGAGCCCGCGAACCAACAACTCTACGAAGGCACCGTGGCAGATGCAAAACTGCATCCGCCTGCGGACAGCTATCGCGTTCGAAACTTTGGTGGCGCAACCGCGATCTGGGGCGGCCGATGCATGCCGCTAGATCCGGTGGATTTTGAGACGCGCGACTATATCGCGCATAGCGGCTGGCCCATCGGTCTTGCCGATCTGCAGCCGTACTATCCGGAAGCAAACGCTATTTGCGAAGCGGGTGACTTCGCCTACACCGCGGAAGCGGCTTTCCGCAAACCGCTGCAACCGATGATCGGGGGCTTCGCGAGCGAGGTCTTTCAATCGAATACGCTGGAACGCTTCAGCTGCCCGACGCATTTTGGCGCACGATATCGCACGCGCCTTGCAAAAGGTCGCGTGCGTGTCATCCAACACGCCAACCTCTATCAACTGCCGATGCAGGACGGCGAAGATCGTCGCGTATCGATTGCTGAAATCCGTACTCGCTCAGGGTCGGCTTTCTCGGTGTCTGCGAGCACTTATATTCTCGCGGCGGGCGGACTCGAAATTCCGCGCTTGTTGTTGAGCAGTCCAGGACCGAGCGGGCGCGGCCTCGGCAATACGCATGATGTCGTCGGCCGCTATTACATGAGCCATCTGGCCGGAACCATCGGCACGCTCGATCTCTCCTCGGCCTCGTCGGTATGGCACGATTACGATATCTCGGAAGAAGGGATCTACTGCCGACGGCGTCTGGCATTACGTGAAGAGGCGCAACATGCCTTGCATGCCGGCAACTTCGTTGCACGCCTCCATCACCCGCGCATTCCGGACGCCGGGCACGGCAACGGCATTCTTTCCGCCTTGTATCTGGCGCGGCCCATCGTTCCATACGAATATGCGAAGCGCCTCTACGGTGACGCACCAGAAGGAAAAAACGGCGCGACACTGTCTCATCTCAAAAATGTGATTACCGGCGCACCGGGCACGGCGCGTTTCCTCAAGAACTGGCTATTGCGCAGGACGCTAGCGACGCGCAAATTCCCCTCCGTTATCGTGCGGCCGGACAATCTGCGCTTCAGCCTTGATTTCCACGCCGAACAGGAACCGAATCCGGAAAGCCGCATCACCCTGGGCGATGAACGCGACGCGATCGGCATGCGCCGCATTCACATCGACTGGCGCTACACACGGCAGGACGTCGATACTGTCAGTCGCGCACTTGCCGCGCTCGCAAGCGAAATCGAACGCAGTGGCGTGGGCGCATTTTCATACGATCCCGAGCAAGTGGAAGCCGAAATGACACGCTACGGCGCCTACGGTGGCCATCACATCGGAACCGCCAGAATGGGATCGGATCCGCGCAGCAGCGTCGTCGATGCGAATTGCCGTTTGCATGAAGTGGACAATGTCTATATCGCCAGCGCCGCCGTTTTCCCGACATCGGGTCAGGCGAATCCCACGCTGAGCATCGTTGCCATGGCGCTTCGGCTCGCAAGCCATCTCAAGGAGACGATGGCGACGCGCGACACCCCGACGCAAGCCAGTGTGTCTCCCCTTTCTCCGTCAGTCACGAATTTCGAACCCGCGTAA